The following are encoded together in the Adhaeribacter arboris genome:
- a CDS encoding malectin domain-containing carbohydrate-binding protein has translation MKKGYSFIQNPNRYLSRFWLAVIVTGLLISLQSNAFHLAKKYTAGLATSILSEINVIAANAAPIIVSSPEAQTLSGGQAFSFKTGTFSDPDVGDVLTYSATMSDGKALPNWLKFDAATQTFSGTAPATASMSLVRVTATDNSQASISASFSVNVEPTAPVVACSPVSTLPCAEIGVSLPYMLIFDSSEGGLADKNGAKIGFTMVDAPSARLTSDGTAAYSSVPGYEPGKLTLDPSGTGKLTITTTPGIAYLRNGSTSTTTTATNSQLNALGVGVETSNQDVVIETTLLQPNAGTNKSEQAGLWFGLDEDNFVKIDVVSAANLRSNIEFRREVNGLSGTTDQATTASTLALSKSVVKLKLIVKRGTTAEADGIVEGIYSINGGAEVSLGTLPLPAKFVNGKQIGEKNLSYAGIFATHRRATTAVDYSFDDFSVKPLEVKSDKTLAFLPSALDFYAVQGGTVATKSTVLSASKDQPVVTFSQTSASWLTLPNAKLGTISFGPSNFSSTMAPGIYEAIVTATAEGYEPATLRINLTVSVPAIAQEVKVNFQDPATVPPTGWVRDYGQAFGLRTGQYQGENLEYGWRKRSDGSNLDLSVGGSTPGNGRNRNSTLNPDIDVLQATFMHMQANQITGSAFSGTTVEGYWELKVANGQYDVTVSVGDAVSSSTPESHSLNVEGVSAISGFVPSGASGSATRFKSNKVRVTVTDGYLTINADGGTNTKINSALITPVDTKPYLLWSASSHSLVIEKGTTSTNKTFSLDLNNSGTDENLAVALNATYSDEATDWLSFDATHINSEPNVIFDYTAAKNLPEGTYTATVIASATGYSSASTLVQVTVVAPGSNQPYVISSTPANGATNVSVNTASIAANNLYVPEVSGFKGGVDNATLNASTVKLLKITGGSSSELQGVIQGTGGGDAISFSPSYALEPNTTYKFVITSGVKSYSGAAFLPYQATFTTGSVSAPNNTAAIEFAKQTIPGTTGKKYTSLTFGPDGKFYALRLDGVIERFDVNRETGMLSNAFEINSLVVKRGARSAVGLVFDPASTASNLIAWVSHCSAGLTNAPEFDGNISKLSGPELGSEELVVTKLPRSQKDHLVNNIVFGPDGALYFCQGSNSSMGNYDGTWQRDESLLAGAVLRLDMEKLAGVTLPLDVRTTANQSVINAAPANNIRMSDGTYNPYATNSPLTIYASGVRNAYDLVWHSNGQLYVPTNGSAAGGNSPASVKGTRRPNGTFYDGPTIPATNGVQVQPDWLFRVNPLKPVGFYGHPNPLRGEYAAHRGYVDNPKYPSTVVPDVNYRGAAFNFELNKSPNGVIEYKSNAFNGALKGRILVCRFSGGSDIIVLEPGTLVKDPSVNSATADDKIYDIVNARTGSGTNGITGLGGFVNPLDLTEDVQTGNLYVIEYNWNNSTGKTSQITLLKATAPSALAGITTVSPSEVVDNDVIGGAAGKNHTITVANTGNSSLQVTGIALDGLNKTEFQLVGAPSPTAAAPVVIAPNSAMTFTLVFNPATVGVKTAKIVVTSANNPVKEIALSGLGTSGLSGTNEPSLQAVLDVHGVKVNVGDDNKSTNIIHSTNFKAALLGEEIAAQKFIRAEDGPVTIQPLSVFGPQHSAGIVTAFGWYTSGDATAKNELFTVDNTNYQTVDVQTNGSLSFDPGALNFGFYSRWPYFENRHLYSEDALNNFSGAVPHHVRVYPLKNADGTLVQNAYIIATEEHISGFDYQDIVVAVYNIKPANSIVVKELKFSGESLAFSYTPGTATAAKTVVLSATTGTPAVTLTQSEGSSQWLKIPQSALGALPFNIQDAGLAAGTYTATITASAEGYTPATLKINLEVVQVGNPVPSNANLVVENLNKFPANDRLTFSLVQAPWARKNDDGTYTPFNQNHDSVTVKISNRGYGVLTIKDLKLSNATSWKITDIDSVTYNAATSLPITINPGGSINATIQFIARNQSTRVKVLNDTLQIVSNDDVAPKKNIVLHGLWQIKGEGVNEPYLQEIIDAFGFKTKVGFTHIDGNKGTKVIANSDEIFSEFFVRADASKPAYATQMAAYHGCCASKESFQWFLQGATTNTNIFTHRALDGQSLLPLKNLTKILAEGNFSPTGAFGFRSSAQYTELARNSEGRIGFRVYKAVDNNGNVIPNAYIIGHDYIGNPGVTNYDYQDNVYYVTNIRPLNGPANYSELAAAPSAQDFGSGQVGTTTTRTITLNNLGQIYSAGSDPAVVIKNVTIVGDNRSEFSVATPTATTIAAQGTATVNVTFQPSSQGIKNAALLVYYNNALSPLRIPLYGIGDNNCAAITLVKRIKSAADASVTINGKVWEADKAFRQGSIKLDKPAVTPIAGTEDDAVYQTYLSSAADLAETRYQIPLANGNYMVRMHFVENFFNVAGGRVFSVGIEGETRLSNLDIYREVGYKAAMVKDFAVSLTDGKLDLKFNPTANRLAIAGLEIFSVSGGQSTLVLNQQAVTGAQCNLANGSITLSVSNTTATAFQYKLGANGTYQSSPVFENLAAGVYTFFVKENSTGACETSKTLTIPVRENNMAFTVTAPLVSCDASTGSATVSNITGGTGNYTISWSTAPVQTGETATGLAPGVYTVTVQDAAGCSKSQQVTVNRDQNCAVSAIRINAGGPVFNATNNRTFIADAYYGGVDRVGAPITAAIANTTDDALYQTYRSSTAFNYSIPVQNGTFNVVLHFAEVYFSAAGKRQFNVDIEGLRKLTNYDIFAKAGGLRIAIQETFQVTVTDGVLNIDFTSGAVNLPALAAIEVVATTTSTNQAPVLTAIGNKSVITGQELTFTASATDADANQTKAYSLVDAPSGAVINASTGVFNWTAVTAGTYTFTVKVTDNGSPALSDDEQITVTVNDNVEVNQAPVLAEIGNKTTNVNQTLTFTANATDADVNQVKAYSLVDAPTDAVINASTGVFTWTPTTAGTFTFTVRVTDNGSPALSDEKPVTVTVNTISAEAIRINAGGPAFNATNNRTFMADAYYGGVDRVGAPVTVAIANTTDDALYQTYRSSTAFNYSIPVQNGTLNVVLHFAEVYFGAAGKRQFNVDMEGSRKLTNYDIYAKAGGIRKAIQETFQVTVTDGVLNIDFISGAVNLPALSAIEVLPAGTTNAPAAPLSSPQVTTSVNSTPLASVNLYPNPSTGESIGVDLSNFEAEEQVTLTLRDLQGQIIQTQNVVTDQNGIISTRLAFANPLPQGQYILVAVSQTKQVSTKLIVQ, from the coding sequence AACAAGTCGGAACAAGCTGGTTTGTGGTTTGGCCTGGACGAAGATAATTTTGTGAAAATAGATGTGGTTTCAGCCGCTAACTTAAGAAGCAATATTGAATTTCGTCGGGAAGTGAATGGCCTATCGGGAACTACCGATCAGGCAACTACTGCTTCTACCTTAGCCTTAAGTAAAAGTGTAGTAAAATTAAAACTTATTGTTAAACGCGGCACTACTGCCGAAGCCGATGGCATTGTAGAAGGGATTTATTCTATTAACGGAGGAGCTGAGGTTTCTTTAGGTACTTTGCCGTTACCGGCAAAATTTGTAAACGGGAAACAAATCGGCGAAAAAAATCTTTCTTATGCCGGTATCTTTGCTACTCACCGCCGAGCTACTACAGCTGTTGATTATTCTTTCGACGATTTTAGTGTAAAACCATTAGAAGTTAAATCAGATAAAACTTTAGCGTTCTTACCAAGCGCCCTTGATTTTTACGCTGTACAAGGCGGAACGGTGGCCACTAAGTCAACTGTGCTTTCGGCCAGTAAAGACCAGCCGGTAGTAACATTTAGCCAGACCTCTGCTAGTTGGTTAACTTTACCTAACGCTAAATTAGGTACTATCTCTTTTGGACCAAGCAACTTCAGTTCAACCATGGCTCCTGGTATTTACGAAGCCATTGTTACTGCTACTGCCGAAGGTTATGAACCCGCTACTCTCCGTATTAATTTAACTGTATCCGTACCTGCTATTGCTCAAGAAGTAAAAGTAAACTTCCAGGATCCGGCCACGGTACCACCAACCGGTTGGGTAAGAGATTACGGTCAGGCGTTTGGTTTAAGAACCGGCCAATATCAGGGTGAAAATTTGGAATATGGTTGGAGAAAACGCAGCGATGGTTCGAATCTGGATTTATCGGTGGGTGGTTCTACCCCTGGTAACGGCCGGAACCGGAATTCTACGCTTAACCCGGATATTGATGTGCTGCAAGCTACTTTCATGCACATGCAAGCCAATCAAATTACTGGTTCTGCCTTTTCCGGTACTACCGTTGAAGGTTATTGGGAGTTAAAAGTAGCCAATGGCCAGTACGATGTAACCGTGAGTGTCGGGGATGCCGTTTCAAGCTCTACTCCGGAGAGTCATAGCCTTAATGTAGAAGGAGTAAGTGCCATCAGCGGGTTTGTGCCTAGCGGAGCATCAGGAAGTGCTACCCGGTTTAAATCGAATAAAGTGCGGGTAACTGTAACCGATGGCTATCTCACCATTAACGCCGATGGCGGTACCAATACTAAAATTAACTCGGCTCTTATTACCCCGGTAGATACAAAACCATATCTTTTGTGGTCGGCAAGTTCGCATAGCCTGGTAATTGAAAAAGGAACTACCAGCACCAATAAAACTTTCTCCTTAGATTTAAATAATTCTGGTACCGACGAAAACTTAGCCGTTGCTTTAAACGCTACTTACAGCGATGAAGCTACTGATTGGTTAAGCTTTGACGCTACTCATATTAACAGCGAACCAAACGTAATTTTTGACTATACCGCGGCGAAGAACCTGCCGGAAGGTACCTATACGGCTACCGTAATTGCTTCGGCAACGGGTTACAGCAGTGCCAGTACTTTGGTGCAAGTTACGGTAGTAGCACCGGGGAGTAATCAACCTTACGTTATATCATCTACCCCGGCTAATGGCGCTACTAATGTTAGCGTAAATACCGCCAGCATTGCCGCGAACAATTTGTACGTACCCGAAGTATCTGGCTTTAAAGGGGGAGTAGATAATGCTACTTTAAATGCTTCTACCGTAAAATTATTAAAAATAACGGGTGGTTCTTCCTCCGAACTCCAAGGTGTTATTCAGGGAACCGGTGGTGGCGATGCCATCAGCTTCTCTCCCTCTTATGCCTTAGAACCAAATACAACCTACAAATTTGTTATTACTAGTGGAGTAAAATCATATAGTGGTGCGGCTTTCTTGCCCTATCAAGCTACCTTTACTACTGGTAGTGTTTCTGCTCCTAACAACACAGCCGCCATTGAGTTTGCCAAACAAACTATTCCGGGTACTACCGGTAAAAAATACACGAGTTTAACTTTTGGTCCGGATGGCAAATTTTACGCTTTGCGTTTAGATGGGGTAATTGAGCGTTTTGATGTTAACCGGGAGACCGGTATGCTATCGAATGCTTTTGAAATAAACTCCTTAGTAGTGAAACGGGGAGCCCGTTCGGCAGTTGGATTAGTCTTTGATCCTGCTTCTACGGCTTCAAATTTAATTGCCTGGGTATCGCATTGCAGCGCTGGTTTAACCAATGCTCCCGAGTTTGATGGCAATATCTCTAAACTTTCCGGTCCTGAATTGGGCAGCGAAGAGTTAGTAGTTACTAAACTGCCACGTTCCCAGAAAGACCACTTAGTAAATAATATTGTATTCGGTCCGGATGGCGCTTTGTATTTCTGTCAAGGTAGTAACAGCTCCATGGGTAACTACGATGGAACCTGGCAGCGGGACGAGAGCTTATTAGCCGGAGCGGTTTTACGTCTGGATATGGAAAAGCTAGCGGGTGTAACTTTACCATTAGATGTTAGAACTACGGCTAACCAAAGTGTTATAAATGCGGCTCCAGCGAATAACATACGTATGTCGGATGGAACATACAATCCTTATGCGACCAACTCGCCTTTGACTATTTACGCTTCTGGTGTTCGTAATGCCTACGACTTAGTATGGCATTCTAACGGCCAGTTGTATGTGCCAACCAATGGCTCGGCTGCGGGCGGCAACTCGCCGGCTTCGGTAAAAGGTACCCGCCGACCAAACGGCACCTTTTACGATGGTCCGACTATTCCGGCTACCAACGGAGTGCAAGTACAACCTGACTGGCTGTTCCGGGTTAATCCATTAAAACCAGTAGGCTTTTACGGTCATCCAAACCCATTAAGAGGAGAATATGCTGCTCACCGTGGTTATGTGGATAATCCAAAATATCCTTCTACCGTGGTACCGGATGTAAACTACCGGGGAGCCGCTTTTAATTTTGAGTTGAACAAATCGCCTAATGGTGTAATTGAGTACAAGAGCAATGCGTTTAATGGAGCTTTAAAAGGTAGAATATTAGTGTGCCGTTTTAGTGGTGGCAGCGATATTATCGTGCTGGAGCCAGGTACTTTGGTGAAAGATCCGTCTGTTAACTCAGCTACTGCCGATGATAAAATTTATGATATCGTAAATGCCCGGACGGGCTCTGGAACCAACGGGATTACCGGTCTGGGTGGATTTGTGAACCCACTGGATTTAACCGAAGACGTACAAACCGGTAATTTATACGTAATTGAGTATAACTGGAATAACTCTACTGGTAAAACCTCTCAGATAACTTTACTGAAAGCTACTGCTCCATCGGCATTAGCCGGTATAACTACCGTTAGCCCGAGTGAAGTAGTGGATAACGATGTAATAGGTGGCGCCGCTGGTAAAAACCATACCATTACCGTGGCTAATACCGGTAACAGCAGTTTGCAGGTAACCGGCATTGCCCTCGACGGTTTAAATAAAACTGAGTTTCAATTAGTGGGTGCTCCTTCACCAACGGCGGCAGCTCCCGTTGTAATTGCCCCTAATAGTGCCATGACTTTTACTCTGGTGTTTAATCCAGCTACGGTTGGGGTTAAAACGGCTAAAATCGTGGTAACTAGTGCCAACAATCCAGTAAAAGAAATAGCCTTAAGTGGTTTAGGTACAAGCGGTTTATCTGGTACTAACGAACCATCTTTACAAGCAGTACTGGATGTACACGGAGTTAAAGTGAACGTAGGGGACGATAATAAGTCAACTAACATCATTCACAGCACTAATTTTAAAGCGGCATTATTAGGTGAAGAAATTGCTGCTCAAAAATTTATTCGGGCAGAAGACGGACCAGTAACCATACAGCCACTGTCGGTATTTGGACCACAGCATAGTGCTGGTATTGTTACCGCTTTTGGCTGGTATACTTCCGGCGATGCTACGGCTAAAAACGAACTATTCACGGTAGATAATACTAATTACCAAACAGTAGATGTACAAACTAACGGTAGCCTATCGTTCGACCCAGGTGCCCTTAATTTTGGGTTCTACTCGCGCTGGCCATACTTCGAAAACCGTCATTTATACAGCGAAGATGCTTTAAATAATTTTTCGGGCGCTGTTCCGCATCACGTACGGGTATACCCACTTAAAAACGCGGATGGTACTTTGGTGCAAAACGCTTACATTATTGCCACCGAAGAACATATTTCCGGCTTCGATTACCAAGATATTGTGGTAGCAGTGTATAACATTAAGCCTGCAAATTCTATCGTAGTAAAAGAACTTAAATTCTCCGGCGAATCCCTGGCCTTTAGTTATACTCCTGGTACAGCTACAGCGGCTAAAACGGTAGTATTATCAGCTACCACGGGTACTCCGGCCGTTACGCTTACTCAATCAGAAGGCAGCAGCCAGTGGTTAAAAATTCCGCAATCAGCATTGGGAGCTTTACCGTTCAACATTCAGGATGCGGGCTTAGCCGCTGGTACGTATACCGCAACTATTACTGCTTCTGCTGAGGGTTATACGCCGGCCACGCTTAAGATTAACTTAGAAGTAGTACAAGTAGGTAACCCCGTGCCAAGCAATGCCAATTTGGTAGTGGAGAACCTGAACAAGTTCCCGGCAAATGACCGTCTTACCTTCTCTTTGGTGCAAGCACCTTGGGCTCGTAAGAATGATGATGGTACGTACACTCCTTTTAATCAAAATCACGATAGCGTAACGGTTAAAATCAGCAACCGTGGCTACGGAGTTTTGACTATCAAAGATTTAAAGTTATCGAATGCTACCTCTTGGAAGATTACCGATATTGATAGTGTAACTTACAATGCCGCTACCAGTCTGCCTATTACTATTAATCCGGGCGGCTCGATAAATGCTACTATTCAATTCATTGCCCGTAATCAGTCTACCCGGGTGAAAGTACTGAATGATACGCTCCAGATTGTTTCTAATGATGATGTAGCACCTAAAAAGAATATTGTGCTGCACGGTTTGTGGCAGATTAAAGGAGAAGGCGTGAACGAACCTTATTTACAAGAAATCATCGACGCTTTCGGCTTCAAAACCAAAGTAGGTTTCACGCACATTGATGGGAATAAGGGTACCAAAGTTATTGCAAATTCCGACGAAATATTCTCTGAGTTCTTTGTTCGGGCCGATGCTTCTAAACCGGCTTATGCTACTCAGATGGCCGCGTATCACGGTTGCTGCGCGTCTAAAGAATCCTTCCAGTGGTTCCTGCAAGGCGCTACTACCAATACCAACATATTTACCCATCGTGCTCTCGACGGACAATCCTTACTGCCTTTGAAGAACTTAACTAAAATTCTTGCAGAAGGAAACTTCTCTCCAACTGGTGCTTTTGGTTTTAGATCAAGTGCACAGTATACCGAACTTGCCCGTAATTCAGAAGGTAGAATTGGTTTCCGGGTATATAAAGCCGTTGATAACAATGGTAATGTTATTCCGAATGCCTACATCATCGGACACGATTATATCGGAAATCCAGGAGTAACAAATTACGATTACCAGGACAATGTTTATTACGTAACGAATATAAGACCTCTAAATGGTCCGGCGAATTACTCGGAGTTAGCTGCCGCACCATCGGCCCAGGACTTTGGCTCTGGCCAGGTGGGTACTACCACTACCCGGACGATTACATTAAACAACCTGGGTCAAATTTACTCCGCTGGCAGCGATCCCGCAGTTGTAATTAAAAATGTAACCATTGTGGGTGATAACCGCTCCGAATTTAGCGTAGCAACCCCAACTGCAACTACTATAGCAGCGCAGGGAACGGCTACGGTGAATGTAACCTTCCAACCTAGCAGCCAAGGTATTAAAAATGCCGCTTTGCTCGTGTACTACAACAATGCTCTTTCCCCACTACGGATACCACTTTACGGAATCGGCGATAATAACTGTGCAGCTATTACCTTAGTAAAAAGGATTAAGAGTGCGGCTGATGCTAGTGTTACCATTAATGGCAAGGTTTGGGAAGCAGATAAAGCTTTCCGGCAAGGATCCATCAAATTAGATAAACCAGCGGTTACGCCAATAGCTGGCACCGAAGATGATGCCGTATATCAAACGTATTTATCCTCTGCTGCTGATTTAGCGGAAACTCGTTATCAGATTCCATTAGCAAATGGGAATTATATGGTCCGGATGCACTTTGTAGAGAACTTCTTCAACGTAGCAGGTGGCCGGGTATTCAGTGTAGGTATCGAAGGCGAAACTCGTTTGTCTAACCTGGATATTTACCGGGAAGTAGGTTATAAAGCAGCCATGGTGAAAGACTTTGCGGTAAGTTTAACCGATGGTAAACTGGACTTGAAATTTAATCCTACGGCTAACCGCCTGGCAATTGCCGGTCTGGAAATATTCTCGGTTTCTGGTGGTCAAAGTACCTTAGTATTGAATCAGCAAGCAGTTACCGGGGCTCAGTGTAACTTAGCCAATGGCTCTATTACCTTAAGCGTATCTAATACTACGGCTACTGCCTTCCAGTATAAATTAGGCGCGAATGGTACGTACCAGTCTTCACCGGTATTCGAGAACCTGGCCGCTGGTGTATATACCTTCTTTGTAAAAGAAAATTCTACGGGAGCCTGCGAGACGTCTAAAACCTTAACTATTCCGGTTCGGGAGAATAACATGGCCTTTACTGTAACGGCTCCATTGGTTAGTTGCGATGCTTCAACAGGTTCTGCTACCGTAAGCAATATCACGGGTGGAACAGGTAACTACACTATTTCCTGGAGTACAGCTCCGGTACAAACCGGAGAAACGGCTACTGGTTTAGCTCCTGGAGTTTATACAGTAACGGTACAGGATGCAGCTGGTTGCAGCAAATCGCAGCAAGTTACCGTAAACCGTGACCAAAACTGCGCGGTGTCAGCTATTCGAATAAATGCTGGCGGACCAGTCTTTAATGCTACTAATAACCGGACCTTTATTGCCGATGCTTATTACGGCGGAGTAGATCGGGTAGGTGCTCCTATAACAGCTGCTATTGCTAACACTACCGATGATGCTTTATATCAGACCTATCGTTCGTCTACGGCGTTTAACTACAGCATTCCGGTACAAAACGGAACCTTCAATGTGGTGCTACACTTCGCCGAAGTTTACTTCAGCGCCGCTGGTAAGCGGCAGTTTAACGTAGACATCGAAGGACTCCGTAAATTAACCAACTACGATATTTTTGCGAAAGCCGGCGGATTACGGATTGCTATACAGGAAACCTTCCAGGTAACCGTAACGGATGGAGTATTGAATATTGACTTTACCAGCGGTGCCGTGAACTTGCCAGCTTTAGCAGCTATTGAAGTGGTAGCTACCACCACCAGCACGAACCAGGCACCGGTATTAACTGCCATTGGTAATAAATCGGTAATCACAGGCCAGGAGCTTACTTTTACCGCTAGCGCCACGGATGCGGATGCCAACCAGACGAAAGCTTATTCCTTAGTAGATGCCCCAAGTGGAGCCGTTATCAATGCTTCCACCGGTGTGTTCAACTGGACGGCAGTTACCGCAGGTACGTACACCTTTACCGTAAAAGTAACGGATAACGGCTCCCCAGCATTATCGGATGACGAACAGATTACCGTAACGGTAAATGATAACGTAGAGGTAAACCAAGCTCCGGTATTAGCAGAAATTGGTAACAAAACAACTAATGTAAACCAAACTCTTACCTTTACCGCTAATGCCACCGATGCAGATGTAAATCAAGTAAAAGCATACTCTTTAGTAGATGCCCCAACGGATGCCGTTATCAATGCTTCAACGGGTGTCTTTACTTGGACTCCTACAACAGCCGGAACGTTTACCTTTACGGTAAGAGTAACGGATAATGGCTCACCAGCATTATCTGATGAGAAACCAGTTACTGTAACAGTAAACACTATTTCTGCTGAAGCTATCCGAATAAATGCCGGCGGTCCTGCCTTCAACGCTACCAATAACCGGACATTTATGGCGGATGCGTACTACGGAGGGGTGGATAGAGTAGGAGCTCCGGTTACAGTGGCTATCGCCAACACTACCGATGATGCCTTGTATCAGACCTACCGTTCATCTACGGCATTTAACTACAGCATCCCGGTACAAAACGGTACCCTGAATGTAGTACTGCACTTTGCCGAAGTGTACTTCGGGGCAGCGGGTAAGCGGCAATTCAACGTCGACATGGAGGGAAGCCGCAAACTGACTAACTACGATATCTACGCCAAAGCAGGCGGTATCCGGAAAGCCATCCAAGAAACTTTCCAGGTAACGGTTACCGATGGCGTGTTGAACATTGACTTTATCAGTGGTGCCGTGAACTTACCAGCTTTATCTGCCATTGAAGTACTGCCAGCGGGAACCACAAATGCACCCGCAGCGCCTCTCTCTTCGCCGCAAGTAACTACTAGCGTGAACAGCACTCCATTGGCTTCCGTTAACTTGTATCCGAATCCAAGTACCGGTGAGAGCATAGGAGTGGACTTAAGCAACTTTGAAGCAGAAGAGCAAGTAACTTTAACCCTGCGCGATTTACAAGGTCAAATAATCCAAACGCAAAACGTAGTAACGGATCAAAACGGAATTATATCTACCCGTTTAGCATTTGCTAATCCGTTACCGCAAGGACAATATATCCTGGTAGCAGTTTCTCAAACGAAACAAGTAAGCACCAAGCTGATTGTGCAATAA
- a CDS encoding TCR/Tet family MFS transporter → MAGKRKAALGFIFVTLLIDVIGFGIIIPVIPKLITHLINGNLSDASRYGGWLMFAFSVMQFLFSPVLGNLSDRYGRRPVLLISLFGFGLDYLFVAFAPSLAWLFVGRLIAGITGASMTTAAAYIADISTPEKRAQNFGMVGAAFGLGFIIGPVIGGVLGQFGPRVPFLAAAALTFINWLYGYFILPESLAPENRRPYSWKRANPVGSLLHLKRYPVILGLVSCLIFIYIGAHATQSTWSYYTMEKFKWNEAWVGYSLGAIGALVAIVQGGLIRYINPKLGAKRSVYLGLALYTIGFILFAFATKGWMMFAFLVPYCVGGIAGPAVQGIISGQVPANEQGELQGALTSLISLTSIVGPPLMTNLFAYFTSAKAPVYFPGAPFLMGAVLTLISLLLAMRSLASYQAKQPATVPETVLTEG, encoded by the coding sequence ATGGCCGGTAAACGCAAAGCAGCCCTCGGGTTTATTTTTGTAACACTTCTTATTGATGTTATTGGATTCGGAATAATCATTCCGGTAATTCCCAAGCTAATCACTCACTTAATTAATGGCAACTTAAGCGATGCCTCGCGGTACGGAGGCTGGCTCATGTTTGCTTTTTCGGTAATGCAGTTTTTGTTTTCTCCCGTATTAGGTAACCTCAGCGACCGGTATGGGCGGCGGCCCGTCTTACTGATTTCTTTGTTTGGCTTTGGTTTGGATTACTTGTTTGTGGCTTTTGCTCCTAGCTTGGCCTGGTTGTTTGTAGGTCGCTTAATTGCGGGCATTACCGGCGCCAGCATGACTACCGCCGCTGCTTATATTGCCGATATTAGTACCCCCGAAAAAAGGGCGCAGAACTTTGGCATGGTAGGAGCCGCTTTTGGTTTGGGCTTTATTATCGGACCAGTTATTGGCGGGGTTCTGGGGCAGTTTGGGCCGCGAGTTCCTTTTCTGGCGGCGGCAGCTCTTACTTTTATAAATTGGTTGTATGGCTACTTTATTCTACCGGAATCTTTAGCGCCGGAAAATCGCCGGCCTTATAGCTGGAAAAGGGCTAATCCCGTTGGATCGCTGTTACACCTGAAACGTTACCCGGTAATTCTCGGCTTAGTAAGTTGTTTAATTTTTATCTACATCGGGGCGCACGCTACCCAAAGTACCTGGTCGTATTACACTATGGAAAAGTTTAAATGGAACGAAGCTTGGGTAGGATACTCGCTGGGAGCCATTGGCGCCTTGGTCGCCATTGTGCAGGGGGGCTTAATCCGGTATATAAATCCTAAATTAGGGGCTAAGCGTTCGGTTTACCTGGGACTGGCCCTATACACCATTGGCTTTATTTTATTTGCTTTCGCTACCAAAGGCTGGATGATGTTTGCTTTTTTGGTGCCTTATTGTGTGGGCGGAATTGCTGGTCCGGCGGTACAAGGTATTATTTCGGGTCAGGTTCCGGCCAATGAGCAAGGGGAACTGCAAGGAGCTTTAACCAGTCTCATTAGCTTAACTTCCATTGTGGGCCCGCCGCTCATGACTAATTTGTTCGCGTATTTTACCTCGGCAAAAGCCCCGGTTTACTTTCCGGGCGCTCCTTTCCTGATGGGGGCAGTTTTAACTTTAATCAGTTTGTTATTAGCCATGCGGTCTCTGGCCAGTTACCAAGCCAAGCAGCCTGCAACCGTTCCGGAAACTGTTCTTACGGAAGGATAG
- a CDS encoding VOC family protein, with protein sequence MEPRLTLITLGVTNLAASTQFYEQNFGWRRLPASNEGIVFFQLNGMQLALFPDRELAADAGVAADNRGFKSFSLAHNLRSEQEVDKLIRELENKGVTIVKRPQKVFWGGYSSYVSDPDGFLWEIAFNPFLPLDEKGNVVS encoded by the coding sequence ATGGAACCACGTCTTACACTAATTACCCTAGGAGTAACCAATTTAGCCGCATCTACCCAGTTTTACGAACAAAATTTTGGCTGGCGACGACTACCCGCCAGTAACGAAGGTATCGTATTTTTTCAACTGAACGGCATGCAGCTCGCGCTCTTTCCGGACCGCGAGTTAGCTGCCGATGCCGGAGTTGCCGCCGACAATAGAGGATTTAAAAGTTTTAGCTTGGCTCATAACCTGCGGAGTGAACAAGAAGTAGATAAATTAATTCGAGAGTTAGAAAACAAAGGCGTTACTATTGTAAAAAGGCCCCAAAAGGTATTTTGGGGAGGTTACAGCAGCTATGTATCCGATCCGGACGGATTTTTATGGGAAATTGCTTTTAATCCTTTTTTACCTTTGGATGAGAAAGGAAATGTTGTATCCTAA